The genome window GCGAGCGAGAAGAGGCCGACGCCAGCGACACCGTAGGCGAGCGCGAAGTCCCGGCGGCCGTAGGCCCCGTGGAGGACGGCGAGGGCGGCGAACGTCGCGCCGAAGGCGGTGATCGCCACGACCGTCGGATCGAAACCGAAAATCGAGTCACCGACGAACCGACCGTAAACGTACGCGCCGAGTGCGACGACCGTTCCGATGCCGATGACCGTCCCCTGTACGTCCTCCGACTCGTCCATTGGCGTTTCGTTGGGTCGCCCCGCCCAAAGCCCTGCCGTTCGAGTGTCGGCCGGGTCGAGTCCTCAGAGGAGCCGATAGCGCCCGCGACTCTCGCTCGCCGCCCCCCGTCGAACCAGTTTCTCGAGCGCGCGCTCGGTGTAGCCCGCCGAGACGCCACGTTCGCCCGCGTAGGCGATCACGTCCGCCTCGGTCGGCTCCTCGAGATCCGCGAGGGCGGCCTCGACGATTTCTTTCTTGCTCCCGGTCGCCGTCGAACCCCGCGGGTCACGGTCGCCCGCCGCCTCGAGTTCGTCGACGTCCAATCCGGAGGCCTCGAGGTACTCGTCGTCGTCGACGACACCGTCGGCGACGTCGGTCGCTAAGTCCCCGAACGAGGGCAGTTCGGCGAACGCCTCGCCCTCACCCTGGCGGTTCGCGAGCATCGACGCGCGCACCTCGCGGGCGTGGTCTGCGTCGTCGGTCTCGACGAACTTCTTGCGCTTCTCGTAGGCCCGACGGGAGCCACAGCGGGGACACTGCGTCGTCTTCGATCGACCCTCGATCATCCACAGGTGCGAACACTCACTACAGCCGACGACCGCGTACATGTCTCGTCTCGAGGTGCGGGCTGCCGGTAATTCAACCTTTGGCGACCGCGGTGAACGGAGTCGCCGACGAAGGGCTGCTCGAGCGATGGGCAACCGTAGAATAATAGGTGATTGGACCCTCGCTCGAGGTGTATGGAACGCATTTCACTGTCCGACTGTGAGCCGTCGGAGGCCGCCGACGGCGTCCACCTCGCGCTCATGGCTGGCGCTGAGGAGATGAACGTCCAGCACTTCGAGATCGAACCCGGCGCGACAGTCGACGAACACAGCCACCCGCACGAACAGACCGGTTTCATCTACGAGGGGGAAGTGGTTTTCGAAAGCAACGGTGAGGAAGTCGTCTGCGGACCGGGGGATGCCTACGCGATTCCAGGTGGACAGCCCCACGCGGCCGAAAACCGCGGCGAAGAGCCCGTCCGTGGAATCGATGTCTTCAGTCCACCGCGGGACGACCCGAGCTGGCAGGACGACTGAATCGGGTCGCTGCACCGACGTCCGGTCGGGGACAGCGAGTAGCCACTGAGGCCCGTCGGGTGCGGTGTCCCCCACCGATGATCAT of Natrarchaeobaculum sulfurireducens contains these proteins:
- a CDS encoding DUF5817 domain-containing protein; this encodes MYAVVGCSECSHLWMIEGRSKTTQCPRCGSRRAYEKRKKFVETDDADHAREVRASMLANRQGEGEAFAELPSFGDLATDVADGVVDDDEYLEASGLDVDELEAAGDRDPRGSTATGSKKEIVEAALADLEEPTEADVIAYAGERGVSAGYTERALEKLVRRGAASESRGRYRLL
- a CDS encoding cupin domain-containing protein, with protein sequence MERISLSDCEPSEAADGVHLALMAGAEEMNVQHFEIEPGATVDEHSHPHEQTGFIYEGEVVFESNGEEVVCGPGDAYAIPGGQPHAAENRGEEPVRGIDVFSPPRDDPSWQDD